A stretch of Acipenser ruthenus chromosome 1, fAciRut3.2 maternal haplotype, whole genome shotgun sequence DNA encodes these proteins:
- the cfi gene encoding complement factor I isoform X3: MQLVVFHILYIFLLGYGITQETCPERGLTSTIPPTTNATQTTAKPQLEDTYLQNDECLGKKFTYKSCQKVFCPPWMRCIKGDCVCKLPYQCPKGTGSPACATDARSYRSYCQVKSFECSRGTVKFTHSAADCSNAFYADLDFQTVWVKLAKRTEKHLICGDTWKIPAGNTICREKKYEKGAKEVTSVSYSDISNQYSKECINVRCTGLETTLAECTLYNKKEMNNDTKIAKVTCYTENKECSDDEFQCVNGKCIAHNRTCDGVNDCGDLSDELCCKACRGGFHCRSDVCIPSEAVRDGIEDCLTGEDEQDNSGEKKLPVKENVLSSIVEETKLTRKNISDLTCGINTFRESDSQGARKKRLLGGKVAQRGQIPWQIAIDDEGEINCGGIYIGGCWVLTAAHCVRPKPQLYRIKIGVWNALKVDKDTDSIAVEKVIIHPDYNPTTYQNDIALIEMKNIYHTKECINPNKYIATACVPWSEYLFKPGDKCIISGWGRAKGYERVYVLNWAHIQIIKNCSTIYGHRYYEGMECAGTYDGSVDTCQGDSGGPLVCTHNEVAYVWGIVSWGEKCGVAHYPGVYTKVAHYYEWISHHVGRASISKYNV, from the exons CAGGAGACGTGTCCTGAGAGGGGTTTAACTAGCACTATACCACCAACCACCAATGCAACTCAAACCACTGCTAAACCACAGCTGGAAGATACGTATCTTCAAAATGACGAGTGTCTAGGTAAGAAGTTCACTTACAAATCGTGCCAGAAGGTCTTCTGCCCTCCCTGGATGAGATGCATCAAAGGGGACTGCGTCTGCAAACTGCCCTACCAGTGTCCAAAAGGCACTGGCTCTCCAGCTTGTGCGACTGATGCGAGGTCCTACAGGTCCTACTGCCAGGTGAAGAGTTTTGAGTGCAGTCGTGGAACAGTCAAGTTTACACACAGTGCAGCAGACTGTTCAA ATGCATTTTACGCTGATTTGGATTTTCAAACTGTATGGGTGAAGCTGGCCAAGAGAACGGAGAAACACCTTATTTGTGGAGACACCTGGAAGATTCCTGCCGGAAATACAATCTGCAGAGAGAAAAAATATGAAAA AGGTGCTAAAGAAGTTACGTCTGTGAGTTATTCAGACATCTCCAATCAATATTCTAAGGAGTGTATAAACGTGCGCTGCACTGGACTGGAGACGACCCTCGCAGAGTGCACCCTCTACAATAAAAAGGAGATGAACAATGACACCAAGATTGCAAAAGTTACATGCTATACAGAGaataaag AATGTTCTGATGACGAGTTCCAATGTGTCAATGGGAAATGCATTGCTCACAACAGAACCTGTGATGGAGTCAATGACTGTGGAGACCTCAGTGATGAGCTGTGCTGTAAAG cCTGCAGGGGAGGCTTTCACTGCAGGTCGGATGTGTGTATCCCATCTGAAGCAGTGCGAGATGGGATAGAAGACTGTTTAACTGGGGAGGATGAGCAAGACAATTCTG GTGAAAAGAAACTTCCAGttaaag aaaaTGTTCTTTCAAGCATAGTAGaag aaaCAAAATTAACAAGGAAAAACATTTCTGACCTAACCTGTGGAATCAACACCTTCAGAGAGAGCGACAGTCAAGGGGCAAGAAAGAAACGGCTTCTGGGAGGAAAGGTTGCGCAAAGG GGTCAGATTCCTTGGCAGATAGCAATCGACGatgaaggagaaataaactgtggaGGGATTTATATCGGAGGGTGCTGGGTACTGACTGCAGCCCACTGTGTGAG acCTAAACCACAACTGTACCGAATCAAAATCGGGGTGTGGAACGCATTGAAAGTTGACAAGGATACAGATTCGATAGCTGTAGAGAAAGTAATAATCCACCCAGATTACAACCCTACAACATACCAGAATGACATTGCTTTGATTGAGATGAAGAATATTTATCACACCAAAGAATGCATTAATCCCAACAAATACATTGCCACAGCATGTGTTCCTTGGTCTGAGTATCTGTTCAAACCTGGAGACAAATGCATTATTTCTGGCTGGGGCCGAGCAAAAG gataTGAAAGAGTTTATGTTCTTAATTGGGCTCACatccaaataataaaaaactgttCGACAATTTATGGCCATAGATACTACGAGGGAATGGAATGTGCAG GTACCTATGATGGGTCAGTAGACACTTGCCAAGGGGATTCCGGTGGACCACTGGTGTGCACTCATAATGAAGTGGCCTATGTGTGGGGGATTGTCAGCTGGGGAGAGAAATGTGGAGTCGCCCATTACCCAGGAGTTTACACGAAGGTGGCCCACTACTATGAGTGGATAAGCCACCATGTGGGCAGGGCCAGCATTAGCAAATATAACGTGTAA
- the cfi gene encoding complement factor I isoform X2 — MQLVVFHILYIFLLGYGITQETCPERGLTSTIPPTTNATQTTAKPQLEDTYLQNDECLGKKFTYKSCQKVFCPPWMRCIKGDCVCKLPYQCPKGTGSPACATDARSYRSYCQVKSFECSRGTVKFTHSAADCSNAFYADLDFQTVWVKLAKRTEKHLICGDTWKIPAGNTICREKKYEKGAKEVTSVSYSDISNQYSKECINVRCTGLETTLAECTLYNKKEMNNDTKIAKVTCYTENKECSDDEFQCVNGKCIAHNRTCDGVNDCGDLSDELCCKACRGGFHCRSDVCIPSEAVRDGIEDCLTGEDEQDNSGEKKLPVKDNILSSIVEGEKKLPVKENVLSSIVEETKLTRKNISDLTCGINTFRESDSQGARKKRLLGGKVAQRGQIPWQIAIDDEGEINCGGIYIGGCWVLTAAHCVRPKPQLYRIKIGVWNALKVDKDTDSIAVEKVIIHPDYNPTTYQNDIALIEMKNIYHTKECINPNKYIATACVPWSEYLFKPGDKCIISGWGRAKGYERVYVLNWAHIQIIKNCSTIYGHRYYEGMECAGTYDGSVDTCQGDSGGPLVCTHNEVAYVWGIVSWGEKCGVAHYPGVYTKVAHYYEWISHHVGRASISKYNV, encoded by the exons CAGGAGACGTGTCCTGAGAGGGGTTTAACTAGCACTATACCACCAACCACCAATGCAACTCAAACCACTGCTAAACCACAGCTGGAAGATACGTATCTTCAAAATGACGAGTGTCTAGGTAAGAAGTTCACTTACAAATCGTGCCAGAAGGTCTTCTGCCCTCCCTGGATGAGATGCATCAAAGGGGACTGCGTCTGCAAACTGCCCTACCAGTGTCCAAAAGGCACTGGCTCTCCAGCTTGTGCGACTGATGCGAGGTCCTACAGGTCCTACTGCCAGGTGAAGAGTTTTGAGTGCAGTCGTGGAACAGTCAAGTTTACACACAGTGCAGCAGACTGTTCAA ATGCATTTTACGCTGATTTGGATTTTCAAACTGTATGGGTGAAGCTGGCCAAGAGAACGGAGAAACACCTTATTTGTGGAGACACCTGGAAGATTCCTGCCGGAAATACAATCTGCAGAGAGAAAAAATATGAAAA AGGTGCTAAAGAAGTTACGTCTGTGAGTTATTCAGACATCTCCAATCAATATTCTAAGGAGTGTATAAACGTGCGCTGCACTGGACTGGAGACGACCCTCGCAGAGTGCACCCTCTACAATAAAAAGGAGATGAACAATGACACCAAGATTGCAAAAGTTACATGCTATACAGAGaataaag AATGTTCTGATGACGAGTTCCAATGTGTCAATGGGAAATGCATTGCTCACAACAGAACCTGTGATGGAGTCAATGACTGTGGAGACCTCAGTGATGAGCTGTGCTGTAAAG cCTGCAGGGGAGGCTTTCACTGCAGGTCGGATGTGTGTATCCCATCTGAAGCAGTGCGAGATGGGATAGAAGACTGTTTAACTGGGGAGGATGAGCAAGACAATTCTG GTGAAAAGAAACTTCCAGttaaag ATAATATTCTTTCAAGCATAGTAGaag GTGAAAAGAAACTTCCAGttaaag aaaaTGTTCTTTCAAGCATAGTAGaag aaaCAAAATTAACAAGGAAAAACATTTCTGACCTAACCTGTGGAATCAACACCTTCAGAGAGAGCGACAGTCAAGGGGCAAGAAAGAAACGGCTTCTGGGAGGAAAGGTTGCGCAAAGG GGTCAGATTCCTTGGCAGATAGCAATCGACGatgaaggagaaataaactgtggaGGGATTTATATCGGAGGGTGCTGGGTACTGACTGCAGCCCACTGTGTGAG acCTAAACCACAACTGTACCGAATCAAAATCGGGGTGTGGAACGCATTGAAAGTTGACAAGGATACAGATTCGATAGCTGTAGAGAAAGTAATAATCCACCCAGATTACAACCCTACAACATACCAGAATGACATTGCTTTGATTGAGATGAAGAATATTTATCACACCAAAGAATGCATTAATCCCAACAAATACATTGCCACAGCATGTGTTCCTTGGTCTGAGTATCTGTTCAAACCTGGAGACAAATGCATTATTTCTGGCTGGGGCCGAGCAAAAG gataTGAAAGAGTTTATGTTCTTAATTGGGCTCACatccaaataataaaaaactgttCGACAATTTATGGCCATAGATACTACGAGGGAATGGAATGTGCAG GTACCTATGATGGGTCAGTAGACACTTGCCAAGGGGATTCCGGTGGACCACTGGTGTGCACTCATAATGAAGTGGCCTATGTGTGGGGGATTGTCAGCTGGGGAGAGAAATGTGGAGTCGCCCATTACCCAGGAGTTTACACGAAGGTGGCCCACTACTATGAGTGGATAAGCCACCATGTGGGCAGGGCCAGCATTAGCAAATATAACGTGTAA
- the cfi gene encoding complement factor I isoform X1 encodes MQLVVFHILYIFLLGYGITQETCPERGLTSTIPPTTNATQTTAKPQLEDTYLQNDECLGKKFTYKSCQKVFCPPWMRCIKGDCVCKLPYQCPKGTGSPACATDARSYRSYCQVKSFECSRGTVKFTHSAADCSNAFYADLDFQTVWVKLAKRTEKHLICGDTWKIPAGNTICREKKYEKGAKEVTSVSYSDISNQYSKECINVRCTGLETTLAECTLYNKKEMNNDTKIAKVTCYTENKECSDDEFQCVNGKCIAHNRTCDGVNDCGDLSDELCCKACRGGFHCRSDVCIPSEAVRDGIEDCLTGEDEQDNSGEKKLPVKDNIHSSTVEDNILSSIVEGEKKLPVKENVLSSIVEETKLTRKNISDLTCGINTFRESDSQGARKKRLLGGKVAQRGQIPWQIAIDDEGEINCGGIYIGGCWVLTAAHCVRPKPQLYRIKIGVWNALKVDKDTDSIAVEKVIIHPDYNPTTYQNDIALIEMKNIYHTKECINPNKYIATACVPWSEYLFKPGDKCIISGWGRAKGYERVYVLNWAHIQIIKNCSTIYGHRYYEGMECAGTYDGSVDTCQGDSGGPLVCTHNEVAYVWGIVSWGEKCGVAHYPGVYTKVAHYYEWISHHVGRASISKYNV; translated from the exons CAGGAGACGTGTCCTGAGAGGGGTTTAACTAGCACTATACCACCAACCACCAATGCAACTCAAACCACTGCTAAACCACAGCTGGAAGATACGTATCTTCAAAATGACGAGTGTCTAGGTAAGAAGTTCACTTACAAATCGTGCCAGAAGGTCTTCTGCCCTCCCTGGATGAGATGCATCAAAGGGGACTGCGTCTGCAAACTGCCCTACCAGTGTCCAAAAGGCACTGGCTCTCCAGCTTGTGCGACTGATGCGAGGTCCTACAGGTCCTACTGCCAGGTGAAGAGTTTTGAGTGCAGTCGTGGAACAGTCAAGTTTACACACAGTGCAGCAGACTGTTCAA ATGCATTTTACGCTGATTTGGATTTTCAAACTGTATGGGTGAAGCTGGCCAAGAGAACGGAGAAACACCTTATTTGTGGAGACACCTGGAAGATTCCTGCCGGAAATACAATCTGCAGAGAGAAAAAATATGAAAA AGGTGCTAAAGAAGTTACGTCTGTGAGTTATTCAGACATCTCCAATCAATATTCTAAGGAGTGTATAAACGTGCGCTGCACTGGACTGGAGACGACCCTCGCAGAGTGCACCCTCTACAATAAAAAGGAGATGAACAATGACACCAAGATTGCAAAAGTTACATGCTATACAGAGaataaag AATGTTCTGATGACGAGTTCCAATGTGTCAATGGGAAATGCATTGCTCACAACAGAACCTGTGATGGAGTCAATGACTGTGGAGACCTCAGTGATGAGCTGTGCTGTAAAG cCTGCAGGGGAGGCTTTCACTGCAGGTCGGATGTGTGTATCCCATCTGAAGCAGTGCGAGATGGGATAGAAGACTGTTTAACTGGGGAGGATGAGCAAGACAATTCTG GTGAAAAGAAACTTCCAGttaaag ataATATTCATTCAAGCACAGTagaag ATAATATTCTTTCAAGCATAGTAGaag GTGAAAAGAAACTTCCAGttaaag aaaaTGTTCTTTCAAGCATAGTAGaag aaaCAAAATTAACAAGGAAAAACATTTCTGACCTAACCTGTGGAATCAACACCTTCAGAGAGAGCGACAGTCAAGGGGCAAGAAAGAAACGGCTTCTGGGAGGAAAGGTTGCGCAAAGG GGTCAGATTCCTTGGCAGATAGCAATCGACGatgaaggagaaataaactgtggaGGGATTTATATCGGAGGGTGCTGGGTACTGACTGCAGCCCACTGTGTGAG acCTAAACCACAACTGTACCGAATCAAAATCGGGGTGTGGAACGCATTGAAAGTTGACAAGGATACAGATTCGATAGCTGTAGAGAAAGTAATAATCCACCCAGATTACAACCCTACAACATACCAGAATGACATTGCTTTGATTGAGATGAAGAATATTTATCACACCAAAGAATGCATTAATCCCAACAAATACATTGCCACAGCATGTGTTCCTTGGTCTGAGTATCTGTTCAAACCTGGAGACAAATGCATTATTTCTGGCTGGGGCCGAGCAAAAG gataTGAAAGAGTTTATGTTCTTAATTGGGCTCACatccaaataataaaaaactgttCGACAATTTATGGCCATAGATACTACGAGGGAATGGAATGTGCAG GTACCTATGATGGGTCAGTAGACACTTGCCAAGGGGATTCCGGTGGACCACTGGTGTGCACTCATAATGAAGTGGCCTATGTGTGGGGGATTGTCAGCTGGGGAGAGAAATGTGGAGTCGCCCATTACCCAGGAGTTTACACGAAGGTGGCCCACTACTATGAGTGGATAAGCCACCATGTGGGCAGGGCCAGCATTAGCAAATATAACGTGTAA